The Cystobacter fuscus DSM 2262 genome contains a region encoding:
- a CDS encoding C40 family peptidase yields the protein MSSISSVRSQNYQIKWGDTLSGIAKKNGTTVDALMKANPQIKDANKIYAGKALNIPGRVDSFEPAKGGKTGGTGGAGSAQGTGGTGPATRGPGGSPFDIAKSHLQKNAGSLKLEKNGVGADMDDWVPNNVNCANFVSACLEQAGQIKNGQHHNSVVGLQGNLDRDPNFKRVSLAQAKPGDVVSMKTPGGHHVVMYAGMKDGKPQFIGSNNVNSDGSQRITMSSMNYPIMSIHQYQG from the coding sequence ATGAGCTCCATCTCCTCTGTCCGGTCGCAGAACTACCAGATCAAGTGGGGCGACACCCTGTCGGGCATTGCCAAGAAGAACGGCACGACGGTGGACGCGCTCATGAAGGCCAATCCGCAGATCAAGGACGCGAACAAGATCTACGCGGGCAAGGCCCTGAACATCCCGGGCCGGGTGGACAGCTTCGAGCCGGCCAAGGGCGGAAAGACGGGCGGCACGGGTGGCGCGGGCTCCGCGCAGGGCACGGGCGGCACGGGCCCGGCGACGCGCGGTCCGGGTGGCAGCCCCTTCGACATCGCCAAGTCGCACCTGCAGAAGAACGCCGGCAGCCTCAAGCTGGAGAAGAACGGCGTGGGCGCGGACATGGATGACTGGGTGCCCAACAACGTCAACTGCGCCAACTTCGTCTCCGCGTGCCTGGAGCAGGCGGGGCAGATCAAGAACGGCCAGCACCACAACTCGGTGGTGGGCCTGCAGGGCAACCTGGACCGGGATCCCAACTTCAAGCGCGTGTCGCTCGCCCAGGCCAAGCCGGGTGACGTGGTGAGCATGAAGACCCCGGGCGGCCACCACGTGGTGATGTACGCCGGCATGAAGGACGGCAAGCCCCAGTTCATCGGCTCCAACAACGTGAACAGCGATGGCTCGCAGCGCATCACCATGTCGTCGATGAACTACCCCATCATGTCCATCCACCAGTACCAGGGCTGA
- a CDS encoding DUF2378 family protein, which translates to MPLQKLVFATAVEALFVRELGATLSGVGRRLLRDVGLDLEQPLEVAYPLAQWKVFLHIAAQVLYPHLPAAEAHWWMGIHFVEGYLQTSMGRVLAELAPMLGPRRMLERIGTDLSSGNNFSEVRLVEHAPRYVELWMNDVLDDYSSFAAGLILRAQQMAGARNVFVDVWSFDGTAGTFLIRWRDAPARALFG; encoded by the coding sequence ATGCCGCTGCAGAAGCTGGTGTTCGCCACCGCTGTCGAGGCGTTGTTCGTGCGCGAGTTGGGCGCCACCCTGTCGGGAGTGGGCCGCAGGCTGCTGCGCGACGTGGGGCTGGACCTGGAGCAGCCCCTCGAGGTCGCCTACCCCCTGGCGCAGTGGAAGGTCTTCCTGCACATCGCCGCCCAGGTGCTCTACCCGCACCTGCCCGCCGCCGAGGCCCACTGGTGGATGGGCATCCACTTCGTGGAAGGCTACCTCCAGACGTCCATGGGGCGCGTGCTGGCGGAACTGGCGCCGATGCTCGGCCCCCGCCGGATGCTCGAGCGCATCGGGACGGACCTGAGCAGCGGCAACAACTTCAGCGAGGTGCGCCTCGTGGAACACGCCCCCCGCTACGTCGAGCTGTGGATGAACGACGTCCTCGACGATTACTCCTCCTTCGCCGCCGGCCTCATCCTCCGCGCCCAGCAGATGGCCGGCGCGCGCAACGTGTTCGTGGATGTGTGGTCCTTCGATGGCACCGCCGGCACCTTCCTCATCCGCTGGCGCGACGCCCCTGCCCGCGCATTGTTCGGGTGA
- a CDS encoding ATPase domain-containing protein, which produces MMDTSSNQQIFSSGVPSFDLLLGGGIPRRQSIIITGNPGSGKTILCGQVAFRTAARGIPVVLATVTSEPHDKLVQALSGFSFFDGGLLGDKLFLVSAYASLKKGAKEARDILLHTVRERGAKLLFIDGLRSIRDLWQDEAKLREFLYELGIGLAAMDCIGLFTTEYALDKLLALPEATTVDGIVALDVLRQGGRRLRRMEVVKLRGRDHLTGEHFMRLGREGVEVIPRLETQVPSDLEVAPPSTRSSFGLPEFDTLLYGGLPARSTTLLAGSMGIGKTLLATHFAAQGARQGEKTLFVSFFEPPVQLVARARRIGLEVAEDLSRGALKMLHLPPSELEADAIAHRVLEEVARLGVQRLVVDGLSELERSISDPERRHIFMAALSVHLRHAGVTSLFTKEVSKVAGTELDFNDSPIALLGENLVLLRYVELRGRIHRVLSILKMRDSRYDGDLREFEIRDEGIRVLAPMRSAEGLLTGQARAVGTSIGGVSS; this is translated from the coding sequence ATGATGGATACCTCCAGTAACCAGCAGATCTTCTCTTCTGGCGTTCCGAGCTTCGATCTGCTGCTGGGCGGTGGCATCCCCCGGCGCCAGTCGATCATCATCACCGGGAACCCCGGCAGCGGGAAGACGATCCTGTGCGGTCAGGTGGCCTTCCGCACCGCCGCGCGCGGCATCCCCGTGGTGCTGGCCACCGTCACCTCCGAGCCCCACGACAAGCTGGTCCAGGCCCTCTCCGGCTTTTCCTTCTTCGATGGCGGGCTGCTGGGCGACAAGCTCTTCCTGGTGAGCGCCTACGCCTCGCTCAAGAAGGGCGCCAAGGAGGCACGCGACATCCTCCTGCACACCGTGCGCGAGCGCGGCGCCAAACTGCTCTTCATCGACGGACTGCGCTCCATCCGAGACCTGTGGCAGGACGAGGCGAAGCTGCGCGAGTTCCTCTACGAGCTGGGCATCGGGCTGGCCGCGATGGACTGCATCGGGCTGTTCACCACCGAGTACGCCCTGGACAAGTTGCTGGCGCTGCCGGAGGCCACGACGGTGGATGGCATCGTGGCGTTGGATGTCCTGCGCCAGGGGGGGCGCCGCCTGCGCCGGATGGAGGTCGTCAAGCTGCGCGGCCGGGACCACCTGACCGGTGAGCACTTCATGCGGCTGGGGCGCGAGGGCGTGGAGGTCATCCCCCGCCTGGAGACCCAGGTGCCCTCCGACCTCGAGGTCGCCCCGCCCTCCACCCGGTCCAGCTTTGGCCTGCCCGAGTTCGATACCCTCCTGTATGGGGGCCTGCCCGCGCGCAGCACGACGCTGCTCGCCGGCAGCATGGGCATTGGCAAGACGCTGCTCGCCACGCACTTCGCCGCGCAAGGGGCCCGGCAGGGAGAGAAGACGCTCTTCGTGTCCTTCTTCGAGCCCCCGGTGCAGTTGGTCGCCCGGGCGCGGCGCATTGGCCTCGAGGTGGCGGAGGACCTGTCACGCGGGGCGCTGAAGATGCTCCACCTTCCTCCCTCCGAGCTGGAAGCCGATGCCATCGCCCATCGCGTCCTGGAGGAGGTGGCGCGGCTGGGCGTGCAGCGGCTCGTGGTGGATGGCTTGTCGGAGCTGGAGCGGTCCATCAGCGACCCCGAGCGCCGGCACATCTTCATGGCCGCGCTCAGCGTGCACCTGCGCCACGCGGGCGTGACGTCCCTGTTCACCAAGGAGGTGTCGAAGGTGGCCGGCACCGAGCTGGACTTCAATGACTCGCCCATCGCGCTGCTCGGCGAGAACCTGGTGCTGCTGCGCTACGTGGAGCTGCGCGGGCGCATCCATCGCGTCCTGTCCATCCTCAAGATGCGCGACAGCCGGTACGACGGGGACCTGCGCGAGTTCGAGATCCGCGACGAGGGCATCCGGGTGCTGGCGCCCATGCGCTCGGCGGAGGGGTTGTTGACGGGACAGGCCCGAGCCGTGGGCACGAGCATTGGTGGTGTGTCGTCATGA
- a CDS encoding M57 family metalloprotease — MRKISMALLAGAALVGCGGPETVEESARIPSFEEFQASAIKDEGNVWIVNGDEAVEDLRAYYDSVVARGDVGESTGGLAVYNTGSDIKWSSTAARNITYCISQSSFGTRYSTVVSAMNSAAAAWEATANVNFVHSSTYDTNCTASQSGVVFDVRMVSGQSYTARAFFPNSSRSSRNVLIDSSAFGNMGVWTLTGVLRHELGHTLGFRHEHTRLSSTGCYEDASWRALTSYDSSSVMHYPQCRGTQTGDLVLTSSDKTGARALYP, encoded by the coding sequence ATGCGCAAGATTTCCATGGCGTTGCTGGCTGGTGCGGCTCTCGTTGGTTGCGGCGGTCCCGAGACGGTCGAGGAGAGCGCTCGCATTCCGTCGTTCGAGGAATTTCAGGCCTCGGCCATCAAGGACGAGGGCAATGTGTGGATCGTCAATGGCGACGAGGCGGTAGAGGACCTGCGCGCGTACTACGACTCCGTCGTGGCGCGCGGTGACGTGGGCGAGAGCACCGGTGGCCTGGCCGTGTACAACACCGGCAGCGACATCAAGTGGAGCTCCACCGCGGCGCGCAACATCACCTATTGTATCAGCCAGTCCTCGTTCGGCACGCGCTACAGCACCGTGGTGAGCGCGATGAACAGCGCCGCGGCCGCCTGGGAGGCCACCGCCAACGTCAACTTCGTGCACAGCAGCACCTACGACACCAACTGCACCGCGTCGCAGTCGGGCGTGGTGTTCGACGTGCGCATGGTGAGCGGCCAGTCCTACACGGCGCGCGCCTTCTTCCCCAACTCCAGCCGCTCGAGCCGCAACGTCCTCATCGACAGCAGCGCCTTCGGCAACATGGGCGTCTGGACGCTCACCGGCGTGCTGCGCCACGAGCTGGGCCACACGCTCGGCTTCCGCCACGAGCACACCCGCCTCTCCAGCACCGGCTGCTACGAGGACGCCAGCTGGCGCGCGCTGACGAGCTACGACTCGTCCTCCGTCATGCACTACCCCCAGTGCAGGGGCACCCAGACGGGTGACCTCGTGCTGACCTCCTCGGACAAGACCGGCGCCCGCGCGCTCTACCCGTAA
- the treZ gene encoding malto-oligosyltrehalose trehalohydrolase, protein MDKTTKARTAVPRLGAWVEQGAGVRWRVWAPGHQKLEVVLFGPQGQPGDTLPMTRESGDFFTATLAGKGAGVRYKLRVDGQGPFPDPWSRSQPEGVHGPSEVVVPDFAWKDGDWKGLHPESQVIYEIHVGTATPEGTFDALIPRLRAFKELGVTTLELLPLASAPGTRNWGYDGVSLFAPSAVYGGPEGLRRFIDAAHAHGLGVLIDAVYNHFGPDGNYLSCYSPHYFTDHHHTPWGNAINYDGEGSDVVRELVLSNVDMWIGDYHADGLRLDAAHAIIDDSSPHLLEEIPRRARAAARGRSVVVIAEDDRNDTRLARPVEKKGLGLDGIWADDIHHQLRRAFAGDSEGYYADYTGSVEDIARTLRQGWFYEGQTSQVHKKARGTPASELEPWHFVHCIQNHDQIGNRAQGERLGADVSPAAFRAMSTLLLLSPYTPLLFQGQEWNASTPFLYFTDHNAELGKLVTEGRRKEFAGFSKFSGNEVPDPQALETFTRSKLDWNEASKPEHAGVLALYRELLRLRAQEPILKANRRGSFDARPLGQNALVLERRGPGGALQVIVNVKGGLEHRLPAGARLALWSEESRFGGASTHSPLSGGVLRLDGPSAALVRLEG, encoded by the coding sequence ATGGATAAGACGACGAAGGCGCGGACGGCGGTTCCTCGTCTGGGCGCGTGGGTGGAGCAGGGGGCGGGCGTGCGGTGGCGGGTCTGGGCTCCCGGACATCAGAAGCTCGAGGTGGTGTTGTTCGGGCCCCAGGGGCAGCCAGGCGACACGCTGCCGATGACTCGTGAGAGCGGTGACTTCTTCACCGCCACGCTCGCTGGAAAGGGAGCCGGCGTGCGCTACAAGCTCCGGGTGGATGGCCAGGGCCCCTTCCCGGATCCCTGGAGCCGCTCGCAGCCCGAGGGGGTGCATGGTCCCTCCGAGGTGGTGGTGCCCGACTTCGCCTGGAAGGACGGCGACTGGAAGGGGCTCCACCCGGAGTCCCAGGTCATCTACGAGATTCACGTGGGCACGGCCACGCCCGAGGGGACCTTCGACGCGCTCATCCCCCGGCTGCGCGCATTCAAGGAGCTGGGGGTGACGACGCTGGAGCTCTTGCCGCTGGCGAGCGCTCCGGGCACGCGCAACTGGGGCTATGACGGCGTGTCGCTCTTCGCTCCCTCGGCCGTGTACGGCGGCCCCGAGGGACTGCGGCGCTTCATCGACGCGGCGCACGCGCACGGGCTCGGGGTGCTCATCGACGCCGTCTACAACCACTTCGGTCCGGACGGGAACTACCTGAGCTGCTACTCGCCCCACTACTTCACCGACCACCACCACACGCCCTGGGGCAACGCCATCAACTACGACGGCGAGGGCTCCGACGTGGTGCGCGAGCTGGTGCTCTCCAACGTGGACATGTGGATCGGCGACTACCACGCGGACGGCCTGCGCCTGGACGCGGCGCACGCCATCATCGACGACAGCTCGCCGCACCTGCTGGAGGAGATTCCCCGGCGGGCCCGGGCCGCGGCGCGGGGCCGGAGCGTGGTCGTCATCGCCGAGGACGATCGCAACGACACGCGCCTGGCGCGGCCCGTGGAGAAGAAGGGCCTGGGGCTGGATGGCATCTGGGCGGATGACATCCACCACCAGCTGCGCCGGGCCTTCGCCGGTGACAGCGAGGGCTACTACGCGGACTACACGGGCAGCGTGGAGGACATCGCGCGCACGCTGCGTCAGGGTTGGTTCTACGAGGGGCAGACGTCCCAGGTGCACAAGAAGGCCCGGGGCACGCCCGCGAGCGAGCTGGAGCCGTGGCACTTCGTGCACTGCATCCAGAACCACGATCAGATCGGCAACCGGGCGCAGGGCGAGCGGCTGGGCGCGGATGTCTCCCCGGCGGCCTTCCGCGCCATGAGCACGCTGCTGTTGCTCTCGCCCTACACGCCCCTGCTCTTCCAGGGGCAGGAGTGGAACGCGAGCACGCCCTTCCTCTACTTCACCGACCACAACGCCGAGCTGGGCAAGCTCGTGACCGAGGGGCGGCGCAAGGAGTTCGCCGGCTTCTCGAAGTTCTCGGGCAACGAGGTGCCGGATCCCCAGGCGCTGGAGACCTTCACCCGCTCGAAGCTCGACTGGAACGAGGCGAGCAAGCCGGAGCACGCCGGGGTGCTCGCGCTCTACCGGGAGCTGCTGCGCCTGCGTGCCCAGGAGCCCATCCTCAAGGCCAACCGCCGGGGCTCCTTCGACGCGAGGCCCCTGGGGCAGAACGCGCTGGTGCTGGAGCGCCGGGGACCGGGAGGCGCGCTCCAGGTCATCGTCAACGTGAAGGGCGGCCTGGAGCACCGCCTGCCCGCCGGCGCGCGCCTGGCGTTGTGGAGCGAGGAGTCCCGGTTTGGTGGCGCCTCCACGCACTCTCCGTTGAGCGGTGGAGTCCTCCGTCTCGATGGGCCCTCGGCCGCGTTGGTTCGTCTGGAGGGGTGA
- a CDS encoding AAA family ATPase yields the protein MSLRPERRVLPFEPNESVRDHVAALEVLSPRDIDRRLSELGYRGQQEARRAAAVLAYRHLQRLRRIHLEGIPPEPGMRENCLFLGPTGSGKTFLVELLFREILGVPTVIVDATQFSETGYVGDDVTTMLSRLYEAAGGDVEWAACGAICMDEFDKLATSRSDARFAGQQTTKDVSGFGVQRSLLNLLSAPRADFPPDFGFTSRTPPVPLELSALTFIACGAFSGLKGTAEEMGGQKERLGFGREARKREAAIAEKVTEEQVEQTAAFARYGFIPELIGRFSRIVSFAPLDETTLGSILEDNVLRGYQREFSHEGLELVVDPAVREWVVARALKRETGARGLRAALVPQLERAAYEHFGEPEVSTVRLVLEGDQVAVVTD from the coding sequence ATGAGCCTCCGCCCCGAACGTCGAGTCCTCCCCTTCGAGCCCAATGAATCCGTTCGCGATCATGTCGCCGCCCTGGAGGTGCTCTCGCCCCGGGACATAGATCGGCGCCTGTCCGAGCTGGGCTACCGGGGACAACAGGAGGCGCGGCGTGCGGCCGCGGTGCTGGCCTACCGGCACCTGCAGCGGCTGCGGCGCATCCACCTGGAGGGCATTCCCCCCGAGCCGGGGATGCGCGAGAACTGCCTGTTCCTCGGGCCCACGGGCAGCGGAAAGACGTTCCTCGTGGAGCTGCTGTTCCGGGAGATATTGGGCGTGCCCACCGTCATCGTGGACGCCACGCAGTTCTCCGAGACGGGCTACGTGGGGGACGACGTGACCACGATGCTCTCGCGGCTGTACGAGGCGGCGGGCGGAGACGTGGAGTGGGCGGCCTGTGGCGCCATCTGCATGGACGAGTTCGACAAGCTCGCCACCAGCCGCTCCGACGCGCGTTTCGCCGGGCAGCAGACCACCAAGGACGTGAGCGGCTTTGGCGTGCAGCGCAGCCTGCTCAACCTGCTCAGCGCGCCCCGGGCGGACTTCCCCCCGGACTTCGGCTTCACCAGCCGCACGCCGCCCGTGCCGCTGGAGCTCTCGGCGCTCACCTTCATCGCGTGCGGGGCCTTCAGCGGGCTCAAGGGCACGGCGGAGGAGATGGGCGGCCAGAAGGAGCGGCTGGGCTTCGGACGCGAGGCGCGCAAGCGCGAGGCGGCCATCGCGGAGAAGGTGACCGAGGAGCAGGTGGAGCAGACGGCGGCCTTCGCGCGCTACGGCTTCATTCCGGAGCTCATCGGCCGCTTCAGCCGCATCGTCTCCTTCGCGCCCCTGGACGAGACCACGCTGGGCAGCATCCTGGAGGACAACGTGCTGCGCGGCTACCAGCGCGAGTTCTCCCACGAGGGGCTGGAGCTGGTGGTGGACCCCGCGGTGCGCGAGTGGGTGGTGGCCCGGGCGCTCAAGCGCGAGACGGGAGCGCGCGGCCTGCGCGCCGCCCTGGTGCCCCAGCTCGAGCGCGCCGCCTACGAGCACTTCGGCGAGCCCGAGGTGTCCACCGTGCGGCTGGTGCTCGAGGGCGACCAGGTGGCGGTCGTCACGGACTGA
- a CDS encoding DNA topoisomerase 3 — translation MGDGARGVLAVVAEKPSMARDIARALGARDQGEGCFRGNGYVVTWAIGHLVGLAQPHEMRPEWKRWQRELLPMLPGDWPLVVEEKTASQFQVVRRVMNAPEVDSVVCATDAGREGELIFRYIYEAAGCRKPVRRLWVSSLTEGAIREGFRTLKPGRDYEPLADAARGRSRADWLVGMNLSRLYTLACGDTFSVGRVQTPTLAMLVERELAIRDFVPQEYLEVLATFDPAGPEAPGRYQGTWFRPALPGKQKEWDAREARRLPADGEEARAVVARVKTGRAVVESITSETKRMAPPLLYDLTELQRHANRLYGYSAQRTLELAQALYEKHKLLSYPRTSSRHLSQDIARTLPQVVDAIRAPWEAQLAPGTGTRALGRRFVDDAKVTDHHALIPTTTPPGDARLSVEERNIYELVCRRLLAAWHEDFVWSVTTVITAVTSPGADPAVPTVDRFHSAGTLVERQGWKVLDVGGGQRAPKPREPAKAKKDGEAEAEEPEDEQELPPGLVKGLARTVREVKPVSKRTRPPPRLSDASLLTAMETAGRTLDDKELADAMRESGLGTPATRAAIIETLLDRGYLVRRGKSFEATEKGIGLIRVVHPDVKSPAMTGQWEAWLRRIEGGSGDLDSFLRGIEAYVIEVVGKVPPSISLPPGAISPPSRPAPAVASEAAPRATPVKKGKRTSTPGESLASSPLRQPALALPGTVRPERTVRPRTPPSELRGLLKAVFGFPDFRPYQEAVCRTATEGKDLLLVMPTGAGKSLCYQLPGLARAGTTLVISPLIALMEDQVARLQSLGLAADRIHSGRDRASSRQVCADYLEGRLDFLFIAPERLGVPGFVELLARRTPSLVAVDEAHCISQWGHDFRPDYRLLGARLPMLRPAPVIALTATATPDVQRDILQQLGLEGAGSAPARTFIHGFRRTNIAIEVRELNPSQRSDAIRELLAEPSHRPAIVYAATRKHAEQYTERLGADFRTGTYHAGMSASERDAVQTAFLGGRLDVIVATTAFGMGIDKADVRTVVHAALPASLEGYYQELGRAGRDGLPSRAVLLHGFIDRRTHEFFHQRDYPEPAVLERLYRAAREEPEPKEALAARVRMESDVFDKALEQLWIHGGLELSPDESVRQGKPGWKTSYSAQRAHKQAQLEHMARYAEAHGCRMKHLVAHFGDVQDSGAACGLCDVCAPQACATLRFGAPSAAETQALTRILGALHERDAQATGRLHRELFGEALPRRDFERLLGGLVRAGLVRLSEDTFDKDGQSITFQRVALTPEGRRTHAPAAGLVQLPLPPEEAPARGRRDSRAPARKPRASRRGSRRKSPARPELEYEAAEPSTPQAPRGREALSRALERSRSRRAGTGVDGAPPQLVEALKAWRLTEARRRRVPAFRILTDRVLGAIASARPQDGAALQRIHGVGPTLTERYGETILALVGRMPG, via the coding sequence ATGGGTGATGGAGCGCGGGGTGTGCTGGCCGTGGTGGCGGAGAAGCCCTCCATGGCGCGCGACATCGCCCGGGCGCTGGGCGCGCGCGACCAGGGGGAGGGGTGCTTTCGCGGCAACGGCTACGTGGTGACGTGGGCCATCGGCCACCTGGTAGGACTGGCGCAGCCGCACGAGATGCGGCCCGAGTGGAAGCGCTGGCAGCGCGAGCTGCTGCCCATGCTGCCGGGCGACTGGCCGCTGGTGGTGGAGGAGAAGACGGCGAGCCAGTTCCAGGTGGTGCGCCGGGTGATGAACGCCCCCGAGGTGGACTCCGTGGTGTGCGCGACGGACGCCGGGCGCGAGGGCGAGCTCATCTTCCGCTACATCTACGAGGCGGCCGGGTGCCGCAAGCCGGTGCGGCGCCTGTGGGTGTCCTCGCTGACGGAGGGCGCCATCCGCGAGGGCTTCCGCACGCTCAAGCCGGGGCGGGACTACGAGCCCCTGGCGGACGCGGCCCGGGGTCGCAGCCGGGCGGACTGGCTGGTGGGGATGAACCTGTCACGCCTGTACACGCTCGCCTGCGGGGACACGTTCTCGGTGGGGCGGGTGCAGACGCCCACGCTGGCCATGCTGGTGGAGCGCGAGCTGGCCATCCGCGACTTCGTCCCCCAGGAGTACCTGGAGGTGCTCGCCACCTTCGATCCGGCGGGTCCCGAGGCGCCGGGCCGCTACCAGGGCACCTGGTTCCGCCCCGCGCTCCCCGGCAAGCAGAAGGAGTGGGACGCGCGCGAGGCCCGGCGCCTGCCCGCGGACGGCGAGGAGGCGCGCGCGGTGGTGGCCCGCGTGAAGACGGGCCGCGCCGTCGTGGAGTCCATCACCTCCGAGACCAAGCGCATGGCGCCGCCGCTGCTCTACGATCTCACCGAGCTGCAGCGCCACGCCAACCGCCTGTATGGCTACAGCGCCCAGCGCACCCTGGAGCTGGCGCAGGCGCTCTACGAGAAGCACAAGCTGCTGAGCTACCCCCGCACCTCCAGCCGGCACCTGTCCCAGGACATCGCCCGCACCCTGCCGCAGGTGGTGGACGCCATCCGCGCCCCGTGGGAGGCCCAGCTCGCACCGGGCACCGGCACGCGGGCGCTCGGCCGCCGCTTCGTGGACGACGCGAAGGTGACGGACCACCACGCCCTCATCCCCACCACGACCCCGCCCGGGGACGCGCGGCTGTCCGTGGAGGAGCGCAACATCTACGAGCTCGTCTGCCGGCGGCTGCTCGCGGCGTGGCACGAGGACTTCGTCTGGTCGGTGACGACCGTCATCACCGCCGTCACCTCGCCGGGCGCGGATCCCGCCGTGCCCACGGTGGACCGTTTCCACAGCGCGGGCACCCTCGTGGAGCGTCAGGGCTGGAAGGTGCTGGACGTGGGCGGCGGACAGCGCGCGCCCAAGCCCCGCGAGCCGGCCAAGGCGAAGAAGGATGGCGAGGCCGAGGCGGAGGAGCCGGAGGACGAGCAGGAACTGCCGCCGGGGCTCGTGAAGGGACTGGCGCGCACGGTGCGCGAGGTGAAGCCGGTGTCCAAGCGGACGCGGCCTCCCCCCCGGCTCTCGGACGCGAGCCTGCTCACGGCGATGGAGACGGCGGGGCGCACGCTCGACGACAAGGAATTGGCGGACGCGATGCGCGAGTCGGGTCTGGGCACCCCCGCCACGCGCGCCGCCATCATCGAGACGCTGCTGGACCGGGGCTACCTCGTGCGGCGCGGCAAGTCCTTCGAGGCGACGGAGAAGGGCATCGGCCTCATCCGCGTGGTGCACCCGGACGTGAAGAGCCCGGCGATGACGGGCCAGTGGGAAGCGTGGTTGCGGCGCATCGAGGGCGGCAGCGGAGACCTCGACTCCTTCCTGCGCGGCATCGAGGCCTATGTCATCGAGGTGGTGGGCAAGGTGCCCCCGTCCATCTCCCTGCCGCCCGGAGCCATCTCCCCTCCATCGCGCCCCGCCCCGGCCGTGGCCTCCGAAGCAGCTCCCAGAGCGACCCCCGTGAAGAAGGGCAAGCGCACGAGCACCCCGGGCGAGTCCCTCGCGTCCTCCCCGCTCCGGCAACCCGCGCTCGCCCTGCCCGGCACCGTCCGGCCCGAGCGCACGGTGCGTCCACGCACTCCTCCCTCCGAGCTGCGTGGCCTGCTCAAGGCCGTGTTCGGCTTCCCGGACTTCCGCCCGTACCAGGAGGCGGTGTGCCGCACGGCCACCGAGGGCAAGGATCTGCTGCTGGTGATGCCCACCGGCGCGGGCAAGTCGCTGTGCTACCAGTTGCCGGGCCTCGCGCGCGCCGGGACGACGCTGGTCATCAGCCCCCTCATCGCGCTCATGGAGGACCAGGTGGCGCGCCTGCAGTCCCTGGGGCTCGCGGCGGATCGCATCCACTCCGGACGCGACCGCGCCTCCTCGCGCCAGGTGTGCGCGGACTACCTCGAGGGCCGGCTGGACTTCCTCTTCATCGCTCCCGAGCGGCTCGGCGTGCCGGGCTTCGTGGAGCTGCTGGCCCGGCGCACGCCCTCGCTCGTGGCCGTCGACGAGGCGCACTGCATCTCCCAGTGGGGACATGACTTCCGCCCCGACTACCGGCTGCTGGGCGCCCGGCTGCCCATGCTGCGCCCCGCGCCCGTCATCGCCCTCACCGCCACGGCCACCCCCGACGTCCAGCGCGACATCCTCCAGCAACTGGGCCTCGAGGGCGCCGGCAGCGCGCCCGCCCGCACCTTCATCCACGGCTTCCGGCGCACCAACATCGCCATCGAGGTGCGCGAGCTCAACCCGAGCCAGCGCTCCGACGCCATCCGCGAGCTGCTCGCCGAGCCCTCCCACCGTCCCGCCATCGTCTACGCCGCCACGCGCAAGCACGCCGAGCAGTACACGGAGCGGCTCGGCGCGGACTTCCGCACGGGCACCTACCACGCGGGCATGAGCGCCTCGGAGCGCGACGCGGTGCAGACGGCCTTCCTCGGCGGCCGCCTGGACGTCATCGTGGCGACGACCGCCTTCGGCATGGGCATCGACAAGGCGGACGTGCGCACCGTGGTGCATGCCGCGCTGCCCGCCAGCCTCGAGGGCTACTACCAGGAACTGGGCCGCGCGGGCCGCGATGGTCTGCCCTCGCGCGCGGTGCTGCTGCACGGCTTCATCGACCGGCGCACCCACGAGTTCTTCCACCAGCGCGACTACCCCGAGCCCGCCGTGCTCGAGCGGCTCTACCGCGCCGCGCGCGAGGAGCCCGAGCCCAAGGAGGCGCTCGCGGCCCGGGTGCGCATGGAGTCGGACGTCTTCGACAAGGCGCTCGAGCAGCTGTGGATCCACGGCGGGCTGGAGCTGTCCCCGGACGAGTCCGTGCGCCAGGGCAAGCCCGGCTGGAAGACGTCGTACTCGGCGCAGCGCGCGCACAAACAGGCGCAGCTCGAGCACATGGCCCGCTACGCCGAGGCGCATGGCTGCCGGATGAAACACCTCGTGGCGCACTTCGGTGACGTGCAGGACTCGGGCGCCGCCTGCGGCCTGTGCGACGTGTGCGCTCCCCAGGCGTGCGCCACCCTGCGCTTCGGCGCGCCCTCCGCCGCCGAGACCCAGGCGCTCACCCGCATCCTCGGCGCGCTCCACGAGCGCGATGCCCAGGCCACCGGCCGGCTCCACCGGGAGCTGTTCGGCGAGGCGCTCCCCCGCCGCGACTTCGAGCGCCTGCTGGGGGGCCTGGTGCGTGCCGGGCTCGTGCGGCTGTCCGAGGACACCTTCGACAAGGACGGCCAGAGCATCACCTTCCAGCGCGTGGCGCTCACCCCCGAGGGCCGCCGCACCCATGCTCCCGCCGCGGGCCTCGTGCAACTGCCGCTGCCTCCCGAGGAGGCCCCCGCTCGCGGCCGCCGGGACTCCCGCGCCCCGGCCAGGAAGCCCCGGGCCAGCCGCCGGGGCTCGCGCCGCAAGAGCCCGGCCCGGCCCGAGCTCGAATACGAGGCGGCCGAGCCGTCCACCCCCCAGGCCCCTCGCGGCCGTGAGGCCCTGTCCCGGGCCCTGGAGCGCTCGCGCTCGCGGCGCGCGGGGACGGGCGTGGACGGGGCCCCGCCCCAGCTCGTGGAGGCGCTCAAGGCCTGGCGTCTCACCGAGGCGCGCAGGCGCCGCGTGCCCGCCTTCCGCATCCTCACCGACCGGGTGCTCGGCGCCATCGCCAGCGCCCGTCCCCAGGATGGTGCCGCCCTGCAGCGCATCCATGGTGTCGGTCCCACGCTCACCGAGCGCTATGGCGAGACCATCCTCGCGCTCGTGGGGCGCATGCCCGGCTGA